From a single Sinomonas atrocyanea genomic region:
- a CDS encoding response regulator, translated as MIRILVVDDQALLRAGFRALLDAEPDMEVVGEAGTGADAVAAAARLAPDVVLMDIRMPGGDGLEATRSILAAPPDGLKVIILTTFELDEYVTGAIRAGASGFLVKDTEPADLVRAVRAVHDGDAMLSPSVTRRLLARLAAERTPAAEAPAVDISGLTEREREVVSLVGQGLNNAEIGARLFITPLTAKTHVSRAMTKLGLRDRAQVVVLAYESGLVRPGWLG; from the coding sequence ATGATCCGCATCCTGGTGGTCGACGACCAGGCGCTCCTGCGCGCCGGCTTCCGTGCGCTCCTCGACGCCGAGCCGGACATGGAGGTGGTCGGCGAGGCCGGGACCGGGGCGGACGCCGTGGCCGCGGCGGCGAGGCTCGCGCCCGACGTGGTCCTCATGGACATCCGCATGCCCGGCGGCGACGGGCTCGAGGCGACGCGGTCGATCCTCGCCGCGCCCCCGGACGGCCTGAAGGTCATCATCCTGACCACGTTCGAGCTGGACGAGTACGTCACGGGCGCGATCCGGGCCGGCGCGAGCGGCTTCCTGGTCAAGGACACGGAGCCGGCGGACCTCGTGCGGGCCGTGCGCGCCGTGCACGATGGCGACGCCATGCTCTCGCCGTCCGTCACCCGCAGGCTGCTCGCGCGCCTTGCGGCCGAGCGGACGCCCGCGGCCGAGGCGCCCGCGGTGGACATCAGCGGCCTCACCGAGCGCGAGCGCGAGGTCGTCTCCCTGGTCGGCCAGGGCCTCAACAACGCCGAGATCGGCGCACGCCTGTTCATCACGCCGCTCACGGCGAAGACCCACGTCTCGCGGGCCATGACCAAGCTCGGGCTGCGTGACCGGGCCCAGGTGGTGGTCCTCGCCTACGAGTCGGGGCTGGTGCGGCCGGGCTGGCTCGGCTGA
- a CDS encoding NAD(P)-binding domain-containing protein yields MECGVEGLAAVVIGAGQAGLSAAHWLQRRGLAPWEDYVVLDANEGPGGAWRHRWDSLTFDAAHHLHSLPGLTLEAPDPHEPASAVVRRYYGGYERAFGLPVLRPARVAAVEHADDGAALLVRAADGRAWRAETVISATGTWDQPYWPHYPGREQFRGRQLHTHDFVSAEEFAGQRVLVVGAGTSALQFLLQLDAAGARTVWSTRRPPQWTHAPFDAEWGADVERRVSERTRAGLPPLSVSAATGLPLTEQYREGIRSGVLVSRGPLARLTPAGAVLADGTALELDAVLWATGFRASLGHLAPLRVREPGGGVLMGPDGVSVVREPRLFLVGYGASASTIGATRAGRAAALAATRLLRQASERAEAGAVVR; encoded by the coding sequence ATGGAGTGCGGTGTGGAAGGCCTCGCGGCAGTGGTCATCGGAGCCGGGCAGGCCGGGCTCAGCGCCGCGCACTGGCTGCAGCGGCGTGGCCTCGCGCCCTGGGAGGACTACGTGGTCCTGGACGCCAACGAGGGCCCCGGCGGAGCCTGGCGGCACCGCTGGGATTCCCTGACCTTCGACGCCGCGCACCACCTCCACTCCCTGCCCGGCCTCACCCTCGAGGCGCCGGACCCGCACGAGCCTGCCTCCGCCGTCGTGCGCCGGTACTACGGCGGCTACGAGCGCGCCTTCGGGCTGCCCGTGCTGCGCCCCGCCCGCGTGGCCGCGGTGGAGCACGCGGACGACGGCGCCGCCCTCCTCGTGCGCGCGGCCGACGGGCGCGCGTGGCGCGCCGAGACCGTCATCTCGGCGACCGGGACGTGGGACCAGCCGTACTGGCCCCACTACCCCGGGCGCGAGCAGTTCCGCGGCCGGCAGCTGCACACGCACGACTTCGTCTCGGCCGAGGAGTTCGCCGGCCAGCGCGTCCTCGTCGTGGGGGCGGGGACGAGCGCCCTGCAGTTCCTGCTCCAGCTCGACGCCGCGGGCGCCCGCACCGTCTGGTCGACGCGGCGGCCGCCGCAGTGGACCCACGCGCCGTTCGATGCGGAGTGGGGCGCCGACGTCGAGCGGCGTGTCAGCGAGCGCACCCGCGCCGGACTGCCTCCGCTGAGCGTCTCCGCCGCGACCGGGCTGCCCCTCACGGAGCAGTACCGGGAGGGCATCCGCTCGGGGGTGCTCGTCTCCCGCGGCCCGCTCGCCCGCCTCACACCCGCGGGAGCCGTGCTCGCCGACGGCACCGCGCTCGAGCTCGACGCGGTCCTCTGGGCCACCGGGTTCCGGGCATCCCTCGGGCACCTTGCCCCGCTGCGGGTGCGGGAGCCCGGCGGCGGCGTCCTCATGGGCCCAGACGGCGTGAGCGTGGTCCGGGAACCGCGGCTGTTCCTCGTCGGGTACGGTGCGAGCGCCTCGACCATCGGCGCGACGCGCGCCGGGCGCGCCGCCGCACTGGCCGCGACCCGGCTGCTGCGGCAAGCCTCCGAGCGCGCGGAGGCGGGCGCCGTCGTGCGCTGA
- a CDS encoding ABC transporter ATP-binding protein, producing MSGAGRRTVIRAEQLVKAYGEFRAVDGISFEVPAGESFGLLGPNGAGKSTTMRMIGGVTQRTGGKLEIMGLDPERQGPEVRAHLGVVPQQDNLDEELRVRDNLIVYGRYFGLPMGYLRQRADELLAFAQLEDKAGAKVDSLSGGMKRRLTIARSLVNEPKILLLDEPTTGLDPQARHVLWDRLFRLKEQGVTLVLTTHYMDEAEQLCDRLIVVDKGRIMAEGSPAALIREHSSREVLEVRFGAERNAAVAGQLEGVGDRVEALPDRVLVYAADGERALELIRARGLHPLTSLVRRASLEDVFLRLTGRSLID from the coding sequence GTGAGTGGGGCAGGCAGGCGGACCGTCATCCGCGCCGAGCAGCTCGTGAAGGCCTACGGCGAGTTCCGCGCCGTCGACGGCATCAGCTTCGAGGTCCCTGCCGGCGAGTCCTTCGGCCTCCTCGGGCCCAATGGGGCCGGGAAGTCGACCACCATGCGCATGATCGGCGGCGTCACCCAGCGCACCGGCGGCAAGCTCGAGATCATGGGCCTCGACCCCGAGCGCCAGGGGCCGGAGGTCCGCGCGCACCTCGGCGTCGTGCCGCAGCAGGACAACCTCGACGAGGAGCTGCGGGTCCGGGACAACCTCATCGTCTACGGACGCTACTTCGGGCTCCCGATGGGCTACCTGCGCCAGCGCGCCGACGAGCTCCTCGCCTTCGCCCAGCTCGAGGACAAGGCGGGCGCGAAGGTCGATTCGCTCTCCGGCGGCATGAAGCGCCGCCTTACCATCGCCCGTTCCCTGGTCAACGAGCCCAAGATCCTGCTCCTCGACGAGCCCACCACCGGCCTCGACCCGCAGGCGCGCCACGTCCTGTGGGACCGCCTGTTCCGCCTCAAGGAGCAGGGCGTCACGCTCGTGCTGACCACGCACTACATGGACGAGGCCGAGCAGCTGTGCGACAGGCTCATCGTCGTGGACAAGGGCCGCATCATGGCCGAGGGCTCGCCCGCCGCGCTCATCCGTGAGCACTCGAGCCGGGAGGTGCTCGAGGTGCGGTTCGGCGCGGAGCGGAATGCCGCCGTCGCCGGCCAGCTCGAGGGCGTCGGCGACCGCGTCGAGGCGCTGCCGGACCGCGTGCTCGTCTACGCCGCGGACGGCGAGCGGGCGCTCGAGCTCATCCGGGCCCGCGGGCTGCACCCCCTCACCTCGCTCGTGCGGCGGGCCTCGCTCGAGGACGTCTTCCTGCGCCTGACGGGACGGTCGCTCATTGACTGA
- a CDS encoding LysR substrate-binding domain-containing protein: MADVTLRQLELFAALPDHDTLSAAAVSLHISESALSQAITSLEKTVGEQLCVRRKARGLALTPAGQHFAVQARRILADTRELVLDARRGDELRGPVKLGCFASFATSIVPALLDGFPRRHPGVDLEITVGTNDDLLPALDSGRLDVAIMYDMFLPVGYSRREIYATELQAHLHPDHPLASRDAVDLADLADEPLIHYEASPSTVNTVQAFAARGLAPTIAARVPQIILVEALVGRGVGYGLLMSRPNVQPASVEGLPVAVRPLDPPATRTHVVAIWPEDMALTPRAAALLDYAVEKLGSYGRPEAHDGASPARAAGPPAAGEPAPPPEGAPPLL, translated from the coding sequence ATGGCGGATGTGACGCTGCGACAGCTCGAGCTCTTCGCCGCCCTGCCCGACCACGACACGCTCAGCGCGGCCGCGGTCTCCCTGCACATCTCGGAATCGGCGCTCTCCCAGGCCATCACGAGCCTCGAGAAGACCGTGGGGGAGCAGCTGTGCGTGCGCCGCAAGGCCCGCGGCCTCGCGCTCACGCCGGCGGGGCAGCACTTCGCGGTGCAGGCCCGCCGCATCCTCGCGGACACCCGCGAGCTCGTCCTCGATGCGCGGCGGGGCGACGAGCTGCGCGGGCCGGTGAAGCTGGGATGCTTCGCGAGCTTCGCCACCAGCATCGTCCCCGCCCTCCTGGATGGCTTCCCGCGCCGGCATCCGGGGGTCGACCTCGAGATCACGGTCGGCACCAACGACGACCTGCTCCCGGCGCTCGACTCCGGCCGTCTCGACGTCGCCATCATGTACGACATGTTCCTGCCCGTGGGCTACAGCCGGCGCGAGATCTACGCGACCGAGCTCCAGGCGCACCTGCACCCCGACCACCCCCTGGCCTCCCGGGACGCCGTCGACCTCGCAGACCTCGCCGACGAGCCGCTGATCCACTACGAGGCGAGCCCCAGCACCGTCAACACCGTCCAGGCCTTCGCCGCCCGCGGGCTGGCGCCCACCATCGCCGCGAGGGTGCCGCAGATCATCCTCGTGGAGGCGCTCGTGGGCCGCGGGGTGGGCTACGGGCTGCTCATGTCCCGCCCCAACGTCCAGCCCGCAAGCGTCGAGGGCCTTCCGGTGGCGGTCCGGCCCCTGGACCCGCCCGCGACCCGCACCCACGTCGTGGCCATCTGGCCCGAGGACATGGCCCTCACCCCGCGCGCCGCCGCGCTCCTGGACTACGCCGTCGAGAAGCTCGGCTCATACGGGCGCCCCGAGGCGCACGACGGCGCGTCCCCGGCTCGCGCTGCCGGCCCGCCCGCCGCCGGGGAGCCGGCGCCGCCGCCCGAGGGGGCGCCCCCGTTGTTGTGA
- a CDS encoding ABC transporter permease, which translates to MTDAARTRLAAHAPEVSAAKARRWGSFYFAEHVLRSMRAYLVTIVVTSVGNPLLYLFSMGVGLASIVDRSAGGAHGVFGGVGYLAFAAPALLVSSAVMTSANEMMFPVMDGFKWRRFYYGPHVTPLVPGQLAAGHIMAVGVRLTLQCLVFFLIMLAFGAAPGPWAWLLVPIGVFAGMAFGAPLMAYSAHIESENFQFSMIQRFIVMPLFLFSGTFYPLATMPVGMQWIGWISPLWHGNELGRMASYGLSEPGWLVAVHVLYLGALGAVGIWWARRNYAKRMGK; encoded by the coding sequence TTGACTGATGCCGCACGGACCCGGCTCGCGGCGCACGCCCCGGAGGTCTCGGCGGCCAAGGCGCGCCGCTGGGGCTCGTTCTACTTCGCCGAGCACGTGCTCCGCTCGATGCGGGCCTACCTCGTCACGATCGTCGTCACGAGCGTCGGGAATCCGCTGTTGTACCTGTTCTCGATGGGGGTCGGGCTCGCCTCCATCGTGGACAGGAGCGCCGGCGGGGCGCATGGCGTGTTCGGCGGCGTGGGGTACCTCGCGTTCGCCGCCCCGGCCCTGCTCGTCTCGAGCGCCGTCATGACCAGCGCCAACGAGATGATGTTCCCCGTCATGGACGGGTTCAAGTGGCGCCGGTTCTACTACGGCCCGCACGTCACGCCGCTCGTGCCGGGCCAGCTGGCCGCGGGCCACATCATGGCCGTGGGGGTGCGCCTGACACTCCAGTGCCTCGTGTTCTTCCTCATCATGCTCGCGTTCGGCGCCGCCCCGGGTCCGTGGGCGTGGCTGCTCGTGCCGATCGGGGTCTTCGCCGGGATGGCCTTCGGCGCGCCGCTCATGGCCTACTCGGCGCACATCGAGTCGGAGAACTTCCAGTTCTCGATGATCCAGCGCTTCATCGTCATGCCCCTGTTCCTGTTCTCCGGCACGTTCTACCCGCTCGCGACCATGCCGGTGGGCATGCAGTGGATCGGCTGGATCTCGCCGCTGTGGCACGGGAACGAGCTCGGCCGGATGGCCTCCTACGGCCTGAGCGAGCCGGGCTGGCTCGTGGCGGTGCACGTGCTGTACCTGGGCGCGCTCGGTGCCGTGGGCATCTGGTGGGCGCGGAGGAACTACGCGAAGAGGATGGGCAAGTGA
- a CDS encoding SHOCT domain-containing protein, protein MFAVLNATAAADPTAHWAGPWFPWFLIFPLFWILALGLFFFIGRRMWWGRRGQAAGAGRFGPGHYPGPFPAGPAAAEEILRERYARGDIDETEYRQRLEVLRGAEPGPYYQP, encoded by the coding sequence ATGTTCGCCGTCCTCAATGCCACAGCCGCCGCCGACCCGACCGCCCACTGGGCCGGCCCCTGGTTCCCGTGGTTCCTGATCTTCCCGCTGTTCTGGATCCTCGCTCTGGGCCTCTTCTTCTTCATCGGCCGCCGCATGTGGTGGGGCCGCCGCGGGCAGGCGGCGGGCGCCGGGCGCTTCGGCCCGGGCCACTACCCGGGGCCTTTCCCGGCTGGCCCTGCGGCCGCCGAGGAGATCCTGCGTGAGCGCTACGCTCGGGGCGACATCGATGAGACCGAGTACCGCCAGCGCCTCGAGGTCCTCCGCGGCGCCGAGCCGGGACCCTACTACCAGCCCTGA
- a CDS encoding bifunctional methylenetetrahydrofolate dehydrogenase/methenyltetrahydrofolate cyclohydrolase, translated as MTSQTAGRAVVLDGRAASSAIKEELAERVAALKARGVTPGIATVLVGADPASQLYVGMKHKQSEAIGMNSIQRELPADATQEQVEALIDELNADPACHGYIVQLPLPKHLDTDAILERIDPAKDADGLHPTNLGRLVLNVSGTIDTPLPCTPRGVIELLVRNGYDLKGKHVVVVGRGVTIGRPIPLLLTRREINATVTITHTGTADLSEHLRRADVIVAGAGVKHIVRPEDVKPGAAVLDVGVTRETDPETGKSKVYGDVHPEVAEVAGYISPNPGGVGPMTVALLMTNVVEAAERAAGLA; from the coding sequence ATGACCTCTCAGACAGCGGGCCGTGCCGTCGTCCTCGACGGCAGGGCTGCCTCGTCCGCCATCAAGGAGGAGCTGGCCGAGCGCGTCGCAGCGCTCAAGGCCCGCGGGGTCACCCCCGGCATCGCCACGGTGCTGGTGGGCGCGGACCCGGCCTCGCAGCTCTACGTGGGCATGAAGCACAAGCAGTCCGAGGCGATCGGGATGAACTCGATCCAGCGCGAGCTGCCGGCCGATGCCACCCAGGAGCAGGTCGAGGCCCTCATCGACGAGCTCAACGCGGATCCCGCGTGCCACGGGTACATCGTGCAGCTGCCGCTGCCGAAGCACCTCGACACGGACGCGATCCTCGAGCGGATCGACCCGGCCAAGGACGCCGACGGCCTGCACCCGACCAACCTCGGCCGGCTCGTGCTGAACGTCAGCGGCACGATCGACACGCCGCTGCCGTGCACGCCGCGGGGCGTGATCGAGCTCCTGGTCCGCAACGGCTACGACCTCAAGGGCAAGCACGTGGTCGTGGTGGGGCGCGGCGTCACGATCGGCCGGCCGATCCCGCTGCTGCTGACGCGCCGCGAGATCAATGCGACCGTGACCATCACCCACACGGGCACCGCGGACCTGTCGGAGCACCTGCGCCGCGCGGACGTGATCGTGGCCGGCGCCGGCGTCAAGCACATCGTCAGGCCCGAGGACGTCAAGCCCGGCGCTGCCGTGCTGGACGTCGGCGTGACCCGGGAGACGGACCCCGAGACGGGCAAGTCCAAGGTCTACGGCGACGTCCATCCCGAGGTCGCCGAGGTGGCCGGCTACATCTCGCCGAACCCCGGCGGCGTGGGCCCCATGACCGTGGCGCTGCTCATGACCAACGTGGTCGAGGCCGCCGAGAGGGCAGCCGGCCTCGCCTGA
- a CDS encoding sensor histidine kinase: MQGWSGARPRQAWAHGRAPWPIRVAAVVVLALVQVLGTHGAAFRQPGARPLDALAVVLLVAGPAFLLGLARRPGPAAAAVVAVTLVYFGLGYPWGPVLASPALALALATAAGARRWTWGAGLAVVAAAAAWTLPAGNWLGAGAAAAWTVVVLLLGEGLRVRRERAAARRREWESHRREVRDQERLELARDIHDIVAHSLSLINVRASVALHLAEKNPGELVPALEAIKHTSHEALGEVRELLGVLRQDAPVTPEDPLGRIPGLIEDARGTGLEVTLDARLDPPPSSSIQRVVHRVVQEALTNTVRHAGAHRADVRIAREGGRVVVDVHDDGTGLRGSLPGAGITGMRERVASLGGTLTLTDRGGLQVHAELPEGKTGEGR, translated from the coding sequence ATGCAGGGGTGGAGTGGGGCGCGGCCGCGCCAGGCGTGGGCGCACGGCCGCGCCCCGTGGCCCATCAGGGTCGCGGCCGTCGTGGTGCTCGCCCTCGTGCAGGTGTTGGGCACGCACGGGGCGGCGTTCCGCCAGCCGGGGGCCCGCCCCCTCGATGCCCTTGCGGTCGTCCTCCTCGTGGCCGGTCCCGCGTTCCTGCTCGGGCTCGCCCGCAGGCCCGGCCCCGCTGCCGCCGCAGTCGTTGCGGTGACCCTCGTCTACTTCGGGCTCGGCTACCCGTGGGGTCCCGTGCTCGCCTCGCCGGCCCTCGCCCTCGCGCTCGCGACGGCGGCGGGCGCCCGCCGCTGGACCTGGGGCGCCGGGCTGGCCGTCGTCGCCGCCGCGGCCGCCTGGACCCTGCCCGCCGGCAACTGGCTGGGGGCCGGAGCGGCCGCGGCCTGGACCGTCGTCGTGCTGCTGCTCGGCGAGGGGCTGCGCGTGCGCCGGGAGCGGGCCGCGGCCCGGCGCCGGGAGTGGGAGTCCCACCGCCGCGAGGTCCGCGACCAGGAGCGCCTCGAGCTCGCCCGCGACATCCACGACATCGTGGCCCACTCCCTCTCCCTCATCAACGTCAGGGCGAGCGTCGCCCTGCACCTCGCCGAGAAGAACCCCGGCGAGCTCGTGCCCGCCCTCGAGGCCATCAAGCACACGAGCCACGAGGCCCTCGGCGAGGTGCGCGAGCTCCTCGGTGTGCTGCGCCAGGATGCGCCCGTCACCCCCGAGGACCCGCTCGGCCGCATTCCGGGGCTCATCGAGGATGCGCGGGGGACCGGGCTCGAGGTGACGCTCGACGCGCGGCTGGACCCGCCGCCGTCGTCCTCCATCCAGCGGGTGGTGCACCGCGTGGTCCAGGAGGCGCTCACCAACACCGTGCGGCACGCCGGCGCGCACCGCGCCGACGTGCGGATCGCGCGCGAGGGCGGCCGCGTCGTCGTGGACGTGCACGACGACGGCACCGGCCTCCGCGGGTCCCTCCCCGGCGCGGGGATCACCGGCATGCGCGAACGCGTCGCCTCGCTCGGCGGCACCCTCACGCTCACCGACCGCGGCGGCCTCCAGGTGCACGCGGAGCTGCCCGAGGGGAAGACAGGGGAGGGCCGATGA
- a CDS encoding ABC transporter permease, whose protein sequence is MSALTDEDYAITEGGRPLGALYAGNARAVIERGFRVIKSQNWIILVSGFFEPVFYLLSMGIGLGSLVGTVTGPGGAPISYAAYIAPALLAVSAMNGAIYDSTWNVFFKMHFGKLYQGMLYTSLGPLDIAMGEIFMALFRGFLYALGFTGVMGVMGLITTPWALLLVPASVMVAFGFASFGMAVTSYMKTFQQMDMITFVMLPMFLFSATFYPLSVYPVPVQWIVQAFPLWHGVELMRQISIGAFSSATGVHLLYYAVMILVGVAFTTGRLRSLFLR, encoded by the coding sequence GTGAGCGCCCTGACGGACGAGGACTACGCGATCACGGAGGGCGGCCGTCCCCTCGGGGCCCTGTACGCGGGCAACGCGCGCGCCGTGATCGAGCGCGGGTTCCGGGTCATCAAGAGCCAGAACTGGATCATCCTCGTCTCCGGATTCTTCGAGCCGGTGTTCTACCTGCTCTCGATGGGGATCGGGCTCGGCAGCCTGGTGGGAACCGTCACCGGGCCCGGCGGCGCGCCCATCTCCTATGCGGCGTACATCGCGCCCGCACTCCTGGCGGTCTCCGCCATGAACGGGGCCATCTACGACTCCACGTGGAACGTGTTCTTCAAGATGCACTTCGGCAAGCTCTACCAGGGCATGCTCTACACGTCCCTCGGCCCGCTCGACATCGCGATGGGCGAGATCTTCATGGCCCTGTTCCGCGGCTTCCTCTACGCGCTGGGCTTCACCGGCGTCATGGGCGTCATGGGCCTCATCACCACCCCGTGGGCGCTCCTGCTCGTGCCGGCGTCGGTGATGGTCGCCTTCGGGTTCGCGTCCTTCGGGATGGCCGTCACGAGCTACATGAAGACGTTCCAGCAGATGGACATGATCACGTTCGTCATGCTGCCCATGTTCCTGTTCTCCGCGACGTTCTACCCGCTGTCGGTCTATCCGGTGCCGGTGCAGTGGATCGTGCAGGCCTTTCCGCTCTGGCACGGCGTGGAGCTCATGCGGCAGATCAGCATCGGGGCGTTCAGCTCCGCCACGGGTGTGCACCTGCTCTACTACGCGGTCATGATCCTGGTGGGGGTCGCCTTCACGACCGGCCGGCTCCGGTCCCTGTTCCTGCGCTGA
- a CDS encoding MFS transporter: MTHTGTGAVSAAANQRRVAFATIIGTTIEWYDFFIYATGAALVFAELFFKPAGANIATLLSFATVGISFLFRPLGAFLAGHFGDVIGRRAMLVITLILMGASTTLIGVLPTFSQAGMAAPVLLLLLRILQGVSAGGEWGGAVLMAVEHAPAKRRGLAGAFPQLGVPLGMLLASGVMAIMTGLVSPGKAFLEWGWRVPFLLSVVLIVVGYFVRRSVEESPVFAEIAERGRQTKVPILVLFRKHWHLVILAALVFVGNNAVGYMTTGGFIQGYATSKLKMDATAVLLAATVASAMWFVSTLVAGILADKIGRKATYLIGFAFQALMVFPLFWFVNLGNLGGLYAGLVLLSIGLGLTYGPQAAWYAEIFPASVRFSGVSISYAIGAILGGAFAPTIAQALLQATGSTAAVSAYLLVATLVSIGAVLCLRDRRGIPLGPDHEAEQATGATVFGPNRSAEPVAAEA; the protein is encoded by the coding sequence ATGACGCACACCGGCACCGGCGCCGTCTCCGCCGCAGCGAACCAGCGACGCGTCGCGTTCGCGACGATCATCGGCACCACCATCGAGTGGTACGACTTCTTCATCTACGCCACCGGCGCGGCCCTCGTCTTCGCCGAGCTGTTCTTCAAGCCCGCCGGCGCGAACATCGCCACGCTGCTCTCGTTCGCGACCGTCGGCATCTCGTTCCTCTTCCGCCCGCTCGGGGCGTTCCTCGCCGGGCACTTCGGCGATGTGATCGGCCGCCGGGCGATGCTCGTGATCACCCTCATCCTCATGGGCGCGTCCACGACCCTCATCGGTGTGCTGCCCACGTTCTCGCAGGCTGGCATGGCTGCCCCGGTCCTGCTGCTGCTCCTGCGCATCCTCCAGGGCGTCTCGGCCGGCGGCGAATGGGGCGGCGCGGTGCTCATGGCTGTCGAGCACGCGCCGGCGAAACGGCGCGGCCTCGCGGGCGCGTTCCCGCAGCTCGGCGTGCCGCTCGGCATGCTGCTCGCCTCCGGCGTCATGGCGATCATGACCGGCCTGGTCTCCCCCGGCAAGGCGTTCCTGGAATGGGGCTGGCGCGTGCCGTTCCTGCTGAGCGTCGTGCTGATCGTCGTCGGGTACTTCGTGCGCCGCTCCGTCGAGGAGAGCCCGGTGTTCGCCGAGATCGCCGAGCGCGGCCGCCAGACCAAGGTGCCGATCCTCGTGCTGTTCCGCAAGCACTGGCACCTCGTGATCCTCGCCGCGCTCGTGTTCGTGGGCAACAACGCCGTCGGCTACATGACCACCGGCGGTTTCATCCAGGGCTACGCGACCAGCAAGCTCAAGATGGACGCGACCGCCGTGCTGCTCGCGGCCACCGTCGCCTCCGCCATGTGGTTCGTATCCACCCTCGTGGCCGGCATCCTCGCCGACAAGATCGGCCGGAAGGCCACCTACCTCATCGGCTTCGCCTTCCAGGCCCTGATGGTGTTCCCGCTGTTCTGGTTCGTCAACCTGGGCAACCTCGGCGGCCTCTACGCCGGCCTGGTGCTGCTCTCGATCGGCCTGGGCCTCACCTACGGCCCCCAGGCCGCGTGGTACGCGGAGATCTTCCCGGCCTCGGTGCGCTTCTCCGGCGTCTCGATCTCCTACGCCATCGGGGCGATCCTCGGCGGCGCCTTCGCCCCGACCATCGCCCAGGCGCTCCTGCAGGCCACCGGCTCCACTGCCGCGGTCTCGGCCTACCTGCTCGTCGCGACGCTCGTCTCGATCGGCGCGGTCCTGTGCCTGCGCGACCGGCGGGGCATCCCGCTCGGGCCCGACCACGAGGCCGAGCAGGCCACCGGCGCCACGGTCTTCGGCCCGAACCGCTCTGCCGAGCCCGTGGCCGCGGAGGCCTGA
- the glyA gene encoding serine hydroxymethyltransferase: MSPTTPLVSAVSNLPLSEVDPEIAAVLDQELGRQRNTLEMIASENFAPRAVMEAQGSVLTNKYAEGYPGKRYYGGCEYVDVAENLAIDRVKALFGAEYANVQPHSGAQANAAALSAMINPGDKILGLSLAHGGHLTHGMKLNFSGKLYQVAAYQVEQDTFRVDMDRLREQALAERPQVIIAGWSAYPRHLDFAAFRSIADEVGALLWTDMAHFAGLVAAGLHPSPVPHSHVVTSTVHKTLAGPRSGVILAKEEFGKKINSNVFPGQQGGPLMHVIAAKAVAFKVAGSEEFKERQQRTLEGAKIVAERLSQQDVADAGVSVLTGGTDVHLVLVDLRHSQLDGQQAEDLLHEVGITVNRNAVPFDPRPPMVTSGLRIGTPALATRGFGAAEFTEVADIIATALKGGADADALRARVAKLAEDFPLYPGHEEW, translated from the coding sequence GTGAGCCCCACCACTCCTCTCGTGTCCGCCGTCAGCAACCTCCCGCTCAGCGAGGTCGATCCCGAGATCGCCGCCGTCCTCGACCAGGAGCTCGGCCGCCAGCGCAACACCCTCGAGATGATCGCGAGCGAGAACTTCGCCCCGCGCGCCGTCATGGAGGCGCAGGGCTCCGTCCTGACGAACAAGTACGCCGAGGGCTACCCCGGCAAGCGGTACTACGGCGGGTGCGAGTACGTCGACGTCGCCGAGAACCTCGCGATCGACCGCGTCAAGGCCCTCTTCGGCGCCGAGTACGCGAACGTGCAGCCGCATTCGGGCGCCCAGGCCAACGCCGCGGCCCTGTCGGCGATGATCAACCCCGGGGACAAGATCCTCGGTCTCTCGCTCGCCCACGGCGGCCACCTCACGCACGGCATGAAGCTCAACTTCTCCGGCAAGCTGTACCAGGTCGCGGCCTACCAGGTCGAGCAGGACACCTTCCGCGTGGACATGGACCGGCTCCGCGAGCAGGCCCTTGCCGAGCGTCCCCAGGTCATCATCGCCGGCTGGTCGGCCTACCCCCGGCACCTGGACTTCGCCGCGTTCCGCTCGATCGCGGACGAGGTCGGGGCGCTCCTGTGGACCGACATGGCGCACTTCGCCGGCCTCGTCGCCGCGGGCCTGCACCCCTCGCCCGTGCCCCACTCCCACGTCGTGACCTCGACCGTGCACAAGACCCTGGCCGGCCCCCGCTCGGGCGTGATCCTGGCCAAGGAGGAGTTCGGCAAGAAGATCAACTCCAACGTCTTCCCAGGCCAGCAGGGCGGCCCGCTCATGCACGTCATCGCGGCCAAGGCCGTGGCGTTCAAGGTGGCCGGCTCCGAGGAGTTCAAGGAGCGCCAGCAGCGCACCCTCGAGGGCGCGAAGATCGTGGCCGAGCGCCTCTCGCAGCAGGACGTGGCGGACGCCGGCGTGTCCGTCCTCACCGGCGGCACGGACGTGCACCTGGTCCTCGTGGACCTGCGCCACTCCCAGCTCGACGGCCAGCAGGCGGAGGACCTCCTGCACGAGGTCGGCATCACCGTCAACCGCAACGCCGTCCCGTTCGACCCGCGCCCGCCGATGGTCACCTCGGGGCTGCGGATCGGCACCCCGGCGCTCGCGACCCGCGGCTTCGGCGCCGCCGAGTTCACCGAGGTCGCCGACATCATCGCCACCGCGCTGAAGGGCGGCGCCGATGCCGACGCCCTCCGCGCCCGCGTCGCGAAGCTCGCCGAGGACTTCCCGCTCTACCCGGGCCACGAGGAATGGTGA